In Neorhodopirellula lusitana, the following are encoded in one genomic region:
- a CDS encoding glycosyltransferase family 2 protein, with the protein MPKFPNIPRLTIVVPHVGKAEAFESSLVSVLQHRPDDCEVFVPHAGDYDDPFDLGDEVQFIDAESPRWMNLISAAAQQAHGRFIHVVGGGHVVTANWTEAATAEFESSQCGCVVPVVRYADETEIAYAGWRRSLASACDLVAAGKEDVTARQCRNVEGGFLTASFWRRDLLRSVTNAYRGNDIIEASVVTGLLAGQAGWRSVVSRDCTINAPESGESDYDLQIVENHRRLQAISDHITGNGGWGKAFGRMTTTVFQTGLGSAIARATAPLAAAAVDKLIDTSGVLRVDQQAETFRIPASDQQPLSRAA; encoded by the coding sequence GTGCCCAAGTTCCCAAACATTCCACGGTTGACGATCGTTGTTCCCCATGTCGGTAAGGCTGAAGCGTTTGAGAGCTCGTTAGTCAGTGTCTTGCAACATCGCCCTGACGACTGCGAAGTTTTCGTGCCGCATGCTGGCGACTACGACGACCCGTTCGATCTAGGCGATGAAGTTCAGTTCATTGATGCGGAAAGCCCGCGATGGATGAACTTGATCAGCGCAGCAGCCCAGCAAGCCCACGGCCGATTCATTCATGTGGTCGGCGGTGGTCATGTGGTGACCGCGAACTGGACCGAAGCGGCAACCGCCGAATTCGAATCCAGCCAATGTGGATGCGTGGTCCCCGTCGTGCGTTACGCTGACGAAACCGAGATCGCGTACGCCGGTTGGCGGCGTTCACTCGCGTCGGCTTGTGACCTGGTCGCCGCAGGCAAAGAAGACGTCACTGCACGTCAATGCCGCAACGTCGAGGGCGGGTTTTTGACCGCCAGTTTCTGGCGTCGTGACCTGCTGCGAAGCGTCACCAACGCGTATCGTGGCAATGACATCATCGAGGCATCGGTGGTGACTGGGTTGTTGGCTGGACAAGCGGGCTGGCGCAGTGTCGTCAGTCGTGACTGCACCATCAACGCACCGGAATCTGGCGAGTCCGACTATGACTTGCAAATCGTCGAGAACCATCGTCGTTTGCAAGCGATCTCGGATCACATCACGGGTAACGGCGGTTGGGGCAAAGCGTTCGGACGCATGACAACGACCGTTTTTCAGACCGGTTTGGGGTCGGCGATCGCACGAGCGACGGCTCCATTGGCTGCCGCTGCTGTTGACAAGTTGATCGATACAAGCGGTGTGTTACGAGTCGACCAGCAAGCGGAAACCTTCCGCATTCCGGCCTCGGACCAGCAACCGCTAAGTCGCGCCGCCTAA